A DNA window from Sylvia atricapilla isolate bSylAtr1 chromosome 6, bSylAtr1.pri, whole genome shotgun sequence contains the following coding sequences:
- the APLNR gene encoding apelin receptor, translated as MEEATDAYTYGFDNDTDCEYTEWGPSLALLPTIYLLVFLLGTTGNGLVLWTVFKGGRDRRRSADTFIANLAVADLTFVVTLPLWAAYAWLGYHWPFGTAACKVSSYLVFVNMYASVFCLTGLSFDRYLAIVRPLATAKLRSRVSGLLATVALWLLAALLALPALVLRRAAALGGDTKITCYMDYGDLAAQGTEGAWEVGLGLSSTALGFVAPFAVMLTCYFFIARTVATHFRRERAEGPRKRKRLLTIITVLVAAFGGCWLPFHLVKTLYVLMDLEVLPWSCALHTFLNNLHPYCTGIAYINSCLNPFLYAFFDPRFRHACAALLCCRTPGPGPERSASYSSGHSHPPGGKGGPGPGGKLDPATQETLFRA; from the coding sequence ATGGAGGAGGCGACGGACGCCTACACCTACGGCTTCGACAACGATACGGACTGCGAGTACACCGAGTGGGGCCCCTCGCTGGCCCTGCTTCCCACCATCTACCTGCTGGTCTTCCTGCTGGGCACCACCGGTAACGGGCTGGTCCTCTGGACCGTCTTCAAGGGCGGCCGCGACCGCCGGCGCTCGGCCGACACCTTCATCGCCAACCTGGCCGTGGCCGACCTCACCTTCGTGGTCACCCTGCCCCTGTGGGCCGCCTACGCCTGGCTGGGCTACCACTGGCCCTTCGGCACGGCCGCCTGCAAGGTCAGCAGCTACCTGGTGTTTGTTAACATGTACGCCAGCGTCTTCTGCCTGACCGGCCTCAGCTTCGACCGCTACCTGGCCATCGTCCGGCCGCTGGCCACCGCCAAGCTGCGCTCGCGGGTCAGCGGGCTGCTGGCCACCGTGGCCCTGTGGCTGCTGGCggccctgctggccctgcccgcCCTGGTGCTGCGGCGGGCGGCCGCCCTCGGCGGGGACACCAAGATCACCTGCTACATGGACTACGGGGACCTGGCGGCGCAGGGGACGGAGGGCGCCTGggaggtggggctggggctctCCTCCACCGCCCTGGGCTTCGTGGCCCCCTTCGCAGTGATGCTGACCTGCTACTTCTTTATCGCCCGCACCGTGGCCACTCACTTCCGCCGGGAGCGGGCCGAGGGGCCCCGCAAGCGCAAGCGCCTCCTCACCATCATCACGGTGCTGGTGGCCGCCTTCGggggctgctggctgccctTCCACCTGGTCAAGACCCTCTACGTGCTGATGGACCTGGAGGTGCTGCCCTGGTCCTGCGCCCTCCACACCTTCCTCAACAACCTCCATCCCTACTGCACCGGCATCGCCTACATCAACAGCTGCCTCAACCCCTTCCTCTACGCCTTCTTCGACCCCCGCTTTCGCCACGCCTGCGCCGCCCTCCTCTGCTGCCGGAcccccgggcccgggcccgAGCGCTCGGCCAGCTACTCCTCGGGGCACAGCCATCCCCCCGGTGGCAAGGGCGGTCCCGGTCCGGGGGGCAAGCTGGACCCCGCCACCCAGGAGACGCTCTTCCGCGCCTGA